The Cellulomonas sp. S1-8 genomic sequence ACCGCGCCGGCGTCGTCGCGCTCGTCCACGCGGCGATGGCCGACTACGACGAGCGTTCCCTCATCGGCTCGGTGCCGGCGCTGGCGGACACGGCGGCCGCGCACAAGGCGGTCGTCGACGCGGTCGCGGGCCTCGGGCCGCTGCAGCGGTACCTCGACGACGACGAGGTCGAGGAGATCTGGATCAACTCGCCGTCCCAGGTGTTCGTCGCGCGGCGCGGCGAACCCGAGCTGACGACGACGATCCTCACCGAGTCGCAGGTGCGGGACCTCGTCGAGCGGATGCTCAAGGTGTCCGGCCGCCGGCTGGACCTGTCGAGCCCGTTCGTCGACGCGTCGCTGCCCGGCGGGGAGCGCCTGCACGCGGTGATCCCCGACGTCACGCGGCGGCACTGGTCGGTCAACATCCGCAAGTACGTGGTGCGCGCCACGAGCATGGAGGACATGGTCGCCCTGGGGTCGTTGACCCCGCAGTCCGCGGCGTTCCTGCAGTCCGCGGTGCGCGTCGGGCTCAACGTGCTGGTCTCCGGGGCCACGCAGGCCGGCAAGACCACGATGCTCAACGCCCTGGCCGGTGCCGTGCCCCCGCGCGAGCGGGTCATCAGCTGCGAGGAGGTCTTCGAGCTGCGACCCGCGGTGCGCGACTGGGTCGCGATGCAGACGCGGCAGCCGAACCTCGAGGGCACGGGCGAGATCACGCTGCGGCGCCTGGTCAAGGAGGCGCTGCGCATGCGCCCCGACCGGCTCCTGGTGGGGGAGGTGCGCGAGGCCGAGGCGCTCGACCTGCTCATCGCACTCAACAGCGGCGTGCCGGCGATGTGCACCATCCACGCGAGCTCGGCGCGCGAGGCGCTGGTCAAGCTGTGCACCCTGCCGCTGCTCGCGGGGGAGAACATCTCGGACCGGTTCGTCGTGCCGACGGTAGCGTCGTCGGTGGACCTCGTCGTGCACCTCGAGCTCGACTCCCGGGGTCGGCGCCGCACCCGCGAGATCGTCGCCGTCCCCGGGCGCGTCGAGGCCGGGGTCGTCGAGACCGCCGACCTGTTCACGACGCGCGGCGGCATGCTGGTGCGCGGGGACGGGTTCCCGCCGCACCCCGAGCGCTTCGCGCGCGCGGGTGTGGACGTCGTCGCGATGCTGCGGCAGGCCTGAGCCGTGGGCGTCGTCGTGGGGCTGCTGCTCGGGGCCGGGCTGGCGTGCGTGTGGTGGTCGTGGTGGCCCGTCGTCACCGTGGTCGGGGGCCGTCGCGACGGCTGGGCCGCACGCGTGCACGACACGCTGACGCAGGCCGAGGTCACGGGGGTCACGCCCGGCGGGCTGGTCGCCGTCAGCGCGCTCGTCGGGCTCGTGGTCGCGGCGGTCTCGTTCCTGGTCGTGCCCGTGGCGGCGGTGAGCCTGTGCTTCGGTGCCTTCGCGGCGACGGCACCGTGGACGCTCGTGCGCGGACGCGCGCGGCGCCGGCTCGCGAGCACGCGTGAGCTGTGGCCCGACGTGGTCGACCACCTCGCGTCGGGCGTCCGCGCGGGGCTGTCGCTGCCCGAGGCGGTCGCGCAGCTCGGCGACCGCGGACCGAGCGAGCTGCGCCCGCCGTTCCGTGCGTTCGCCGAGGACTACCGCGCCACCGGCCGCTTCACCGACAGCCTCGACGCGTTGAAGGACCGGCTCGCCGACCCCGTCGCCGACCGGATCGTCGAGGCGTTGCGCCTCACGCGCGACGTCGGTGGCACCGACCTCGGGCGGCTGCTGCGCACGCTGTCCTCGTTCCTGCGCGACGACCTGCGCACCCGCGGCGAGATCGAGGCCCGGCAGAGCTGGACCGTGTACGCCGCGCGGCTGGCGGTCGCCGCACCCTGGGTGGTGCTGGCGATGCTGGCGACCCGACCCGAGGCGATCCGCGCGTACGACTCGGCGGCGGGCGCCGTCGTGCTGCTGGTGGGCGCCGCGAGCACCGTGATCGCCTACCGGCTCATGCTGCGCGTCGCGCGGCTGCCCGACGACCCGCGGGTGCTGCGGTGAGCCCGGGAGTCGTGGGGGCGCTCGTCGGCCTGCTCGGCGGCTGCGGGCTCGCGCTCGTGGTGCTGCGGCTCGGCGCGCGACGCATCACGCTCGAGCAGCGCGTCGGGCCGTACCTGCGCACCCGCGGCACGTCGTCGCTGCTGCGGGTCGAGGCCGTCCGTGGACCCTGGGGCACGGTCGAGCGGCTCGTCGCCCCGTTCCTCGCCGACGGTGTGCGGCTCGTCGCGCGCATCGGCTCCCCGACCGCGGAGCTGCGGTCGCGGCTCGCGCGCGCCGGCCGCAGGGAGACGGTCGAGCAGTTCCGCGCGCAGCAGGTCGTGTCCGGCGTGGTCGGGATCGCCGTGGGGCTGCTGCTCGCGGTGCTGCTCGCCGCGACGCGCGGCGGCGCCCTCGTGCCGCTGGTCGCGCTCGTCGTCGTCGCCGGCTTCGTCGGTGCGCTCGCGCCCGACTGGGTCCTGGGGCAGCAGGTCGCACGGCGCGAGGCGCGCCTGCTCGCGCAGATGCCGACCGTCACCGAGCTGCTCGCCCTGGCCGTCAGCGCCGGGGAGGGTGCCACGGGTGCGCTCGAGCGCGTCGTGCGCCAGACGCATGGCGAGCTGGCCGACGAGCTAGCGCGCACCCTCGCCGACGCGCGGGCGGGTGCGCCGCTGACCACGGCCCTGCAGGGGCTCGCGGACCGGACGGGGCTGACGGCCCTGGCGCGGTTCGCCGAGGGGGTCGCGGTGGCCGTCGAGCGCGGGTCCCCCCTCGCCGACGTGCTGCGCGCTCAGGCGCAGGACGTCCGCGAGGAAGGCAGGCGGGCGCTCATGCAGACCGGTGGGCGCAAGGAGGTGCTCATGATGGTCCCGGTGGTGTTCCTCATCCTCCCGGTGACCGTCCTGTTCGCCGTCTTCCCCAGCGCGGTGATCCTGCGGGTGGGGCTGTGACCCCGGCCGTGACGCATGCGGGGCCGCCGACCGGCGCGCTCCTGACGACGACGGAGGTCGACGATGAGGTTCTGGGTCCGGACGTGGGGGGCGCTCGCGGAGCGGGTGGCGGCAGCGACGACGGAGGACCGGTACGACCGTGGCGACGTGCCCGGGTGGGTGCTGGTCACGCTGATGACCGCCGGGCTGGTCTCGGTGCTGTGGTTCGTGGCGGGACCCGCGCTGCAGACACTCTTCCTCGACGCCATCAACGGCGTGTCGTCCTCCTCCGGCGGCACCTGAGCCCGGGACCGGGGCGGGAGCGCGGGTCGGCGATCGTCGACTTCACGCTCGTCGGTGGGCTCGTCGTCGTCCTGTTCGTGTCGGTGCTGCAGCTGGCCCTGGTCCAGCACGTGCGGAACACGGTGGTCGACGCGGCCGGGGAGGGCGCGCGGTACGCGGCGCAGGTCGGGCGGACGCCGGCCGACGGTGCGCAGCGCACCACCGACCTGCTGCGCGCGTCGCTCGCGGACCGGTACGCGCAGGACGTCACGGCGCGCCGCGTCGACGCGGGCGACCTCGCCCTCGTCGAGGTCACCGTGCGCGTCCCCCTGCCCGTCGTGGGCCTGCTCGGCCCCGGGGGCGTCATGGAGCTCGACGGCCACGCACCGGTGGAGTGGCCGTGAGCAGGGCGAGCGCGGGCGGACGGGCGTGGGCGAGGCGGGCGTGGGCCGGGTGAGCTGCAGGGTGCGCCGGTGGTGGCGTGCCCGGACCGCGGATAGGCCCGGTGACGCGGGCAGCGCGCTCGTCGAGTTCCTCGGGATCTCGGTCGTGCTGCTGGTGCCGATCGTGTACCTCGTCCTGGTGCTGGGCCGGATCCAGGCCGCGACGTTCGCCGCGGAGAGCGCGGCGCGGGAGGCGGCGCGCGTGTACGTCGCGGCGGACGACGCCGAGCAGGGCGCCGCGCGCGCGGTGACGTCGGTCGCGGTCGCGCTCACGGACCAGGGGTTCGACGACGACCCGGCGGAGGCGCTCGACGTGCGGTGCTCGGCCGACCCGTGCCTGACTCCCGGTGCCGAGGTCGCGGCGACGGTGCAGGTGCGCGTGCCGCTGCCGTTCGTGCCGTCGTTCGTGCGGGACGTCGTGCCGCTCGAGGTGCCGGTCACCGCGCAGCGGGTCGCCCCGGTGGACACCTACCGGGTGGCGCGATGACGGGCCGCGGGCCGGCCGGGGGAGTGCGGCGCCGGTGGCGGGACGTGCGCAGCGGTGTCCGCGGCGGCGCTGACGACGGGCAGGTGATGATCCTGTCCCTGGGGTTCGGCGTGCTCGCGATCCTGCTCGTCCTGGTCATCACCGCCGCGACGGCCGTCCACCTCGACCGCAAGCGGCTGCTCGCGATCGCCGACCTCGCGGCGCTGGCCGCGGCCGACCAGGTGAGCACCCGCTACTTCGGTTCCGCCGACGACCGCGGCCCCGCGGGCATCCCGCTGACCGACGAGACCGTCCGTGCGGCGGTCGAGCAGTACGTCCGCGACCACCCCGAGCCGAGTGCCCGCTGGGACGGCGTGCAGGTGCTCGAGGCGACCGCGCCGGACGGGCGCTCGGCCTTCGTCCGGCTCGGCGCGGTCACCCGGCTGCCGGTGCTCACCTCCGTCCTCCAGCCGTGGTCCGACGGCATCGAGCTGGTGGTCGAGGGCACCGCGCGCGCCTCCTGACACTCCGGGTGCGGGCGTGGACGCGGCCGCGGACGCGGCCGTGGACGACCGGCATCGGATCGTGGACCCGCCGCCGTCGCGACCGGGGTGCCGACCGCGGGAGCGTGGTGCTGTCCGCACCGCACCACCTCGGAGGTCGCCATGACCGCAGCACCGTCCACCACCCGACGCACGAACGAGCTCGCCGAGACACCGCCCCCGACGCCCGCCCGTCGCGTGCTGCTCGTCGTCACGGGGGCGGTGGCCCTGCTCGTCGGGGCGGGTGTGGCGCTCGTTCCCGCCGCCGTCCACGCCGCGAGCGGCGGCACCGCCGTGCCGGACGTCGTCGCCCACTCGGACCTGCGCGGTGCGGGAGTGTTGCTCGCGGTCGTCGGTGTGCTCCTGCTGGTGGCGGGCGTCCGTGGCCGGCACGTCGACGCGGCGCTGCGCCTGGGCGCGGCGGCCTACCTCGCCTACGCGGCCGGCCGCGTGCTCGGCATCGTGCTCGACGGCCACCCCGGGACAGGTGTCCTCGTCGCCGGTGCCGTCGAGCTCGTGCTGGGTGCGGCGTGCGCGGTCGCGCTGCGGCGCGGACGCACCCCCGCCTGACCGCTCGGGCGGCGGTCGCGTCAGCGCGGGACGGGTCCCGTGCTGCCGCGCACGACCAGGTCGACGGGGACGACCACGGTGCCGGGGGCGGGTGCGGCGGCGTCGCCACGGGCTCGCGCCAGCGCGTCGGACAGGGCGCGTGCCGCGATGCGGCCCTTGGCGTCGAAGTCCTGACGGACCGTCGTCAGCGCCGGGGTGACGGACTGCGCGAGCACCGAGTCGTCGAAGCCGACGACGGACAGGTCGTCCGGGACGGCCAGCCCGGCCTCGTGCGCGGCGCGCACCAGGGAGGCGGCCATGAGGTCGGAGAAGCACACGACGGCCGTCGGACGGTCGCGCTCGGCGAGCAGGCCGCGGACGCCGCGTGCGACGTCGTCGGGGGTGTTGTCCCGCAGCTCGTAGACCCGCACGGGCAGGCCGGCGGCCTCGAGCGCGTCGACGGCGCCGCGGGTGCGCTCGCGGGCGACGTGGTTGGGGTTGTCGGCGTGCGGGGCCGTGCGCCAGC encodes the following:
- a CDS encoding DUF4345 family protein; the encoded protein is MTAAPSTTRRTNELAETPPPTPARRVLLVVTGAVALLVGAGVALVPAAVHAASGGTAVPDVVAHSDLRGAGVLLAVVGVLLLVAGVRGRHVDAALRLGAAAYLAYAAGRVLGIVLDGHPGTGVLVAGAVELVLGAACAVALRRGRTPA
- a CDS encoding pilus assembly protein, which codes for MSCRVRRWWRARTADRPGDAGSALVEFLGISVVLLVPIVYLVLVLGRIQAATFAAESAAREAARVYVAADDAEQGAARAVTSVAVALTDQGFDDDPAEALDVRCSADPCLTPGAEVAATVQVRVPLPFVPSFVRDVVPLEVPVTAQRVAPVDTYRVAR
- a CDS encoding type II secretion system F family protein, with translation MGVVVGLLLGAGLACVWWSWWPVVTVVGGRRDGWAARVHDTLTQAEVTGVTPGGLVAVSALVGLVVAAVSFLVVPVAAVSLCFGAFAATAPWTLVRGRARRRLASTRELWPDVVDHLASGVRAGLSLPEAVAQLGDRGPSELRPPFRAFAEDYRATGRFTDSLDALKDRLADPVADRIVEALRLTRDVGGTDLGRLLRTLSSFLRDDLRTRGEIEARQSWTVYAARLAVAAPWVVLAMLATRPEAIRAYDSAAGAVVLLVGAASTVIAYRLMLRVARLPDDPRVLR
- a CDS encoding type II secretion system F family protein, whose amino-acid sequence is MSPGVVGALVGLLGGCGLALVVLRLGARRITLEQRVGPYLRTRGTSSLLRVEAVRGPWGTVERLVAPFLADGVRLVARIGSPTAELRSRLARAGRRETVEQFRAQQVVSGVVGIAVGLLLAVLLAATRGGALVPLVALVVVAGFVGALAPDWVLGQQVARREARLLAQMPTVTELLALAVSAGEGATGALERVVRQTHGELADELARTLADARAGAPLTTALQGLADRTGLTALARFAEGVAVAVERGSPLADVLRAQAQDVREEGRRALMQTGGRKEVLMMVPVVFLILPVTVLFAVFPSAVILRVGL
- a CDS encoding pilus assembly protein TadG-related protein, producing the protein MTGRGPAGGVRRRWRDVRSGVRGGADDGQVMILSLGFGVLAILLVLVITAATAVHLDRKRLLAIADLAALAAADQVSTRYFGSADDRGPAGIPLTDETVRAAVEQYVRDHPEPSARWDGVQVLEATAPDGRSAFVRLGAVTRLPVLTSVLQPWSDGIELVVEGTARAS
- a CDS encoding CpaF family protein, giving the protein MDGVAILEGEVRELIRRRGVDPVRDRAGVVALVHAAMADYDERSLIGSVPALADTAAAHKAVVDAVAGLGPLQRYLDDDEVEEIWINSPSQVFVARRGEPELTTTILTESQVRDLVERMLKVSGRRLDLSSPFVDASLPGGERLHAVIPDVTRRHWSVNIRKYVVRATSMEDMVALGSLTPQSAAFLQSAVRVGLNVLVSGATQAGKTTMLNALAGAVPPRERVISCEEVFELRPAVRDWVAMQTRQPNLEGTGEITLRRLVKEALRMRPDRLLVGEVREAEALDLLIALNSGVPAMCTIHASSAREALVKLCTLPLLAGENISDRFVVPTVASSVDLVVHLELDSRGRRRTREIVAVPGRVEAGVVETADLFTTRGGMLVRGDGFPPHPERFARAGVDVVAMLRQA
- a CDS encoding TadE/TadG family type IV pilus assembly protein, whose translation is MVDFTLVGGLVVVLFVSVLQLALVQHVRNTVVDAAGEGARYAAQVGRTPADGAQRTTDLLRASLADRYAQDVTARRVDAGDLALVEVTVRVPLPVVGLLGPGGVMELDGHAPVEWP